The Oryza glaberrima chromosome 5, OglaRS2, whole genome shotgun sequence DNA segment GTTGAGGCCGAAGTAGCACTCGGAGGAGGCGTACATGGTGCAGGCGAGCGGCAGCCCGCCGCCGTAGAACTCCAGTGTCGGGATGTACTGCGCCATGGCGCCGGTGACGATGACGTCGATGTACTTGGTGCTGGGCCACACCCTCCGGATGATGCCCTGCCACGACGGCCTCGCGCACTCCGCCTCGATCGCGTCGGCGAGCGCCGGGTCGGCGCCGCGGAGCACCCTCCCGACGGCGCCGCGCACGGCGGGGTCGGTGACCCCGCCGTCGAGCTCCCCCGCGCGGATGTCGCGGCACAGGCTCGGCCAGTGCTTCTCCAGGAAGCGGATCGCGCGGAGGAAGCCCGACGCGAACACCGCGCCGACGCGGAGCACGTCGGCGCGGTGGACGAGGCCGCAGATGAGCTGCGCGTACATGCTCTGGTACGCGTCCTCGCACAGCACCGCCTCGTCGGGGCTCGTGTACACCGTGTACGGGTCGTGAGGCCGCTCGAGGAAGTAGCGGCTCCGGTAGAAGCTCGTCAGCACGGGCCTCGCCGGCAGCCCGCCCGGCGTGCGCCACTCCGACTTGACGAAGTAGAGGTACATGGCCTTGCCCTTGTCCAGCCCGGGCACCTGCCGGCTCATCACCGGCATCAGCAAGCTGTACAGCCCCGACCGccgctccatctcctcctctatCGTCGGCATCAGCTTCCTCTCCCCACCCGACGTGCCGGAGCTGCACGCATTATACATCACCACACCATTAGTTCACGCCGGCGAAGTGCTCGACCATGTGTACACGCATGCAGGAGTAGAGCACACCTACCTGGTGAGGAACTCGCTGACGGGCTTGCCGGAGAGGATGGGCGAGGTGTCGCCGTTGGCGATGCGGAGGACGTCGGGGAGGATGTCCTCGTACGTGACGAGCGGCGCCAGGCGGCGGAACGCCTCGTCGGCGCCCGGCGCGTCGCCCGGCACGCCGAGGCGGCGCAGGTACTCGGCCTGCGCGTTCTGCGCCAGGATCTCCTCCAGCACGCGGCGCTGCTCCTGCCCCGCGTTCCTCGTCACGCGCTCGATGTGCTCGAGCTTCTCCCGGTGCTCCGCgcacatcgccgtcgccgccgccgccggcggcgacaccgcGGCCGCTACCGCCTCCGGCATGGCACGCGTGTCGTGTAGTAGTAGCTAGGGAGTGCTTGGCTTAATGAGCTTGTGATCAGTGAAGTGAACTAGGCTTGCTGTCTCGAGTGATAAGTGACAGCGAGCGAGGTGAAGGCGGTATTTATAGGGGAGTTTCCAGGGGCAAAACCGTCTTTGCACACTGCCACTTTGTCCTCACTGTTTTGTCCCGTACGTACGAAAGGGAATATCACTTTAGTAGAAAAGTAGGAGTATATAAATAGCAGGCAGCAGCTAAAGTCCCCATCGcttggcttatttcctaataagccgccaaaacggcttattaggaaataaaaatgaatttatgggcaaaacttttataaatgtgttctttgtgacttaaaagccaaagttgaaaaagaaactacgttgaaaatatctcaaaatcaatctcaaaattaagcttaaaaattcaaattttggttttttctttggcttattaggccatccgatgagGCCTTAAGATAATGGATGATCTATTCATCGTGTTTATATACtactagttttattttttttgaaaatattttaatttgttcGTGGTTTGGTATAGCAACAAGGCGTGGTTCATATGATGAGTCACATAAATGACGTGCAGGCCTGCAAGTGGCAACAGTTTGTTCCAGATTGCCGAGTCCCTATCGGCCATACGATTTGCGTGATCCCCTCCaatttggttgtgtgtgtgtgttattcGTAGCCAAATTTAAATCAAGAAGTAACAAAAATGTCAGTAATAAAACGTTAATGGAGCAGTGCCAATTATTGCTGCCGCCACCTGCTGCGCGCCTAGAGTGTTGGAGATGATCATCACGAACCAAATGTAGAAGTAGAACCTTTACTTCCCCTCGGCTTAAGCCGCGGAGCAATTAATTTTATAATCGCTCGTTCAACGCCACTTCGCCAAACTTTGTGGCCTCATCAAGAGTCATCAtccttatatactccctctgtttgttaatagatgacaccgttaatttttaaacacatgtttgatcattcatgcaattcaaaaattttataaaaatggaTAAGATATAAATTATGATTAGGTACTTTTTGGATAAgacgtaatttttttaataaaacgaatggtcaaacgtgtgataaaaaattaacaacgtcatctattaaaaaacggttATAGTATATAAAAAGATAATCCCCAGGTTTATAGCCGAGAGTTGTCGGTTGATTAACACTAACGAGAGGATAATCTAATCTGAAGTGCACGTGATCATCAAATCGTGTTGACGCCATCGCGCCATTCATGGTCTCTCGCAGGTAGTAGTAGCTAAGACGCGGCAGACACGGCGGGCGGGATGGCGCGCGCGTGCCGGgcgtcgggccggcacggcagcAGCGGCGTGTGTGCCAATTCCCGGTGGAGATGCAGCCGCTCACGCCGTCCGCCTAAGCCGTGCGCACGTCGTCCTTGCCCGTACCCACCCGCCGGTAGGGATTCTAAACTCTCTTGGAATATCCACTGTTATTTGTATGTTATATTCGAATTATTAtaattcttttcaaaaaaaaaagataggttaatatgtgaTAGACATCACTCCGCAAacatacaaattaaaattatcttttaCTCCCTCtgggctgataatacttatcgttttggacaaaggtgaggtcaaactttaaaatctttaattatgaatcattttcaaaatatttatctttcaaatatggtgaccacatgtatagattagtcttaaaaagtactttaataagatcatatatttgttaataattttttacatattatgatagaaaataatggtcaaagttgttttttgaaGACCATACCCTTgttcaaaacgacaagtattatcaacccgaaGAGAgtattgtttttaaaaaacagaTTAAGCTATGATTAGTTAACATATAATCACAATCAAATTGATTCTTTAGTTCCAATGTGTAAAAGTTACATTTGTCGTTGCATGTTTATGGAGTtatttatcacatattaatctatcctgttaatttttttttataactgtTTACATGACATGCAAATAATGAGATGATGTTTTCTGGAGAGTTTTGAATAGTTTCCTAACAATTCACAGCTTGCTAGTACTACCCAGTACCCACGTCACAAACGTTTCGTCTTCGGCTGATTATAAGCCATACGATTATAAGACATACTAATTTGCgagtaaattatatttatagctagacctttgaaaaataaactagtatAATAAAATGGCATTACATCGActccaaaattttaattttggcaTGCAACCATAGGATAGCTTGGCTAAATTGTCGTTATGTGGATCGAGCCGTGAAGGGATTAATTAAAGCAACTGCAGGTAGAATGAATCCGAAGACAATTAAGACAAGTGCTATAATGCTCCATATGCTGCTCCTAAAAGTGTCACATTGGATTGaatgatgaggtggaggagagaagtgagggGAGAGATGATGAGCCACCTCTAAATTAAgaggcaacctccacacaaatttcaaTAATGGTGTGAGAATATTAGAGACATTGGTATTTGTGTACTAGAGGTGACATATTGTATGAGTTGTCTCTTAgttcataaataaataaataatataaataaataaatttggagGTGGTAGTCCCATCTACCGTAGCACTTAGGCCTTAGGTGATCGATGATCGCACGTCCTAGGATTCATATCCGGATAATCAGGGCTACTGATTCAGGAGGGGTGGAAATCAAGAAAAAGCTGCAGGCTTTTGTGAGAAAGAGATGCATGCACGGGACGCAAGAGCAGACAGACATGCATGCCAGCCCCAACCACATGCCGCTTAGCTGCAGCATCAGGTGTTCATGTAACTCTTAATAATCGATCAGGTAATAGTTGAGCAATCACAGTGCTGTCAGTGCATGTCGCCCTGGTCATCAGGGATAAGGTAAGCTACGGTAAGATCATTAGCTCGGTGAAAATTGCAATTATATATCTACAGGCAAGACTCAAGAGGCAACAAGACTTGGCTAACTGCTAAACAAGTCTGTGTGAGAAGTACAATGCACAAGTCTGTATGAAAAGCAACGAAGCTTTGGTGAAGCCATCCCATGTGCCCATCCATGGCCTCGTCATCTACTCGCAAAAGTCGCAAAGCAGAAGCAAATTCATGGTCGTCAGATTATGCTAGAAATACATTATACATGTACTCATCCACAAAACAAGTGTCATTTGGAGGTGGATTTATCTGATTTAGAGGAGTGTAGTGTAGCCACGAAacctttttcttccttcctgCTCATTCTGTCCAGACAGAGAAGAAACCAAAGCCGGCCAAACACAGAAAATGTTGGCAAGATATGATGCCTGCGTACAAGCTGATGTGATGCAGCATCTAATTGCAGGATCCTGCATTGAAACAGATGTCCATTTCAAAATTTTCGCATGCATCAGAGATATAAAACTTTACTTCGTTGTTAAGTCTAGCTTCCTCTGAAAAAAACTGAACTCTTACAGCAAGTTTATTGTAGTGCTTTCATAGAGATATATCAGTTCAATTCCTGCagaaatgtgaaaaaaaaaatcacctgaGGATTACATTACAAATTCAGTGTGAAGACTCGTAGTCAGTATGTAGTAACAGGCTCTAGGAATTGCGAGAGGGCAGGCAAGCCCGAGAAGCAATGCTGCATCTTTTGATGCAGCTTAGCTAGCTTGTTCCAATTGTTTACGACTTGTACTACAGCTACTCCAAATCTCCATCCCTTTTGCCGCGGCTCATGTCCCCCTTAACCCCGTCACTAAGACCCTAATCCTGCATTAAGATCGTAGGATAGTCACACTACTAATCCTGCTCTCAATCTCTCTTGTCTCCTAGCTACTACTACAGTGCTTGCTAAATGCTAAATATTCTGATGTTCACACTGATCTCTTATGATCCCAAGATGCGAGAAAACACATACGAATGTTGGGTTAGGTACTGCAACTTGGTCACTTAATTTAATTTACAGAAGTAAGTGGCTGATCGAGTTGGCTAAGTTGACTGACCAATTGATAGACAATTCCTCCTCCTGCAATCCCAGGAGGCCACTACTGATCACCAGCtaatccaacaaaatatggTTAATCGTATCCGGTGATCCTGTCGACTAGTCCAAGTAAGTGAAGATTGATTCAGGATTTCTGGGCCATCTGGTAATCGTATCAGACATTTAATTATGAGTTCCATATGTCATcagtaaatttaaaaaaaatccggcAAAATTAACAAAAGGGTAGTAAAGTGCAAACGCAACTCTGAATCATGCTGTCAATTGACGGAAAGTGCAGGGTACAGATGATCAGAGGTCGTTAACCCtctaataaatcatttttcttgattGCTAGCTGACAGATCCCGTCAATCAGTGCAACGGACTTGAGCACTCTCCGtatctctcctttttctccctcCACATCACAGCTAGAGAAGCTAAGATATGATTCAATTCTCCATGTCTTCATTAGCTTTAATTCTGACGGCCAATTAGCTTCTCATCCATGGTCAAAGGTTTGCTTTAGCACAAAAGCTCTAATTACTTTTGCTGCAACATCATGATGCTGCATGGCTATAGCAGCTTTCTAGCGAATCATCTCACTAGTACCTTTGCATCGACAGTGCCCAAGCAGGCAGCACTAGCAGAAACAACCCATGATCGATGGCCACTAATTTTACTGTCAAACCTGCAACGCAGAAACAGTATGTTAATTTGAAGTATAAGAGTTGTGTAGCAGCTGGGGACATTATGGATTCTGACAGTGATGGTATAGGAGTCGCTAAGCTGAACCGTGTGTATTCAGCGCGCGATGCGTTTTAACTACCACAAGTACAAGTCCGAAATAATTAAGTGTTGCATATGTACTGCGTATGTTGGCGCACGAGCGTGCACCCAACCAAACAGTAACGTGAATGTCGGGCTTGAATCCGGCGCGCACGGCCACGCGTGGAAAGCGACCGAGCCGTCGGCAGAGGGAGCACGGTCGCCGTCGTCCGGCCGGTCGTCGATCCATCATCCGCCACACCCGTGCGCCCGGTCGCCATCGTCGCTGCATGCTAATCGATTGATCGATCAATCGAACAGAAGATTAATTTAAGGGCCCCATAGTTAATCACTAGCCTTTTGCACTGCCGGCCACTTCGCCGGCGGTTGTGCAGTGTCGCCGGCCGTACATAGCGGCGGATCTGGCGAGTGGGTGGCGAGGTCAAGACTCAAAAAGTGTCCGGGTTCGATTGACGTCGTCACCGACTTGGAAAGTTTGGGGAATATTTACACTGTTGATATCCGGCAAAAATCTCGGCGGCGAGTGCTGTGCGCCACGATTTCCAGATCACCCCCAGCTTTCCGGCGGAAAGCCTGATACGACGACGCTAGCTCAGCAGCTAGAGTACATCTAGCTGGGTATAATGCGCGCAGCACATATAGCGGCCTAAAACACACtgctctcccccccccccccccccccccccccttcttcATCGCGTCGCGTcactgaaaataaaatgaaataaaatcatCCTATAACCCCTAGCACGATCGTTGTTATTAATATCGTTCTTTTACGCGCACACCATAGTACGTTCGTTGCGCTACGCTACGTTACGTTTACGTACGCGTACTTGGTTGGGTAGGCCGCGTGTGGCAACAACGCGTCGTGCGCGCGGGGACGACGAGGGGTTGACAGGTGCCGGCACGGCGGGGGCGCACGGTTAAAGTACACAAGGCGACGACGCGATCACGTCGCGCCGGGGCGACATGTCGGGGACATTCCTTTAGGCCCGCGCCCACGCTtgccccccctccctcccctgctTCGGCGTCACATGGCGCGCCCGGCTATTATTCCACCGTGAATAGCTAGCCAGCCAATCTCCCCCAGTACGGCGCGCGGGCGACTGTAGTGCGCGCGGGTCGCTCTCGGGACAGCGCCTTTCGAAAAGGCCGGCATGGATGGCAATATGGCATCTCCGCCTGTGGCCTCTCGACGTGCGCCGCTGCCCACCATCACCCGCGTTTCTGTCACTCTatttccatccatccatccattcatgCGTCCAGGAGCGGAGACAAGATTTCACTGAAAGTAGGACTGAGCTATGctgttttaaaattttcactGAGTTTCCAtctaaattttgatattttaccaTTAAAATTCTTTGCCACGTGTGAAGCCTAAGCCCAAGCTGCCCCACAGCCACTGCATGCGTCGTCGATCTCCACGTCGCTACTGCTGCcgctctctcgatcgatcgcctgaTTGGTCTCGGCGTACGTGGCGGTGCGTCGccatgggatgggatgggatggggcaTCTGGTGACGACGTACGACCCGTGACTGGTGGTGCAAGGCCGGGTATTGTCGCGCGCCTCTCGATCTCGTCGTCGGCTCGAGCACCGGCCGTTCAGATTTTTCCGGTCGTGCGGCCGATCGATCGACAAAATTTGATCGAGCAGTGTACGTCTCGGCTGGATCCCACGACGACTCATCGTTGCAATTTGCTTTTTGCAATGCTTGCCATGCCGTTACCCTGTAACGTATTGCCAGGAGAAAATGATTGATGCAATGTAACGTGGCCGACCGGTGCAATAACGTCTGTATGTACTCACTATATACGCCCTccgttttgaaatattttacatcgttaactttttagcatagcatatgtttgaccgttcgtcttattcaaaaaattttgtgagatatgtaaaattatatgcctgcataaaaatatatttaacaataaatcaaatgataggaaaaaaattaataattacttaaatttttttaataagacgaacggttaaatatatgataaaaatttAACAgcatcaaacattttaaaacggagggagcatgtACTTCGATTCCTACCTGCTCGCGCGTACGTGGCGTTGCCGAGCAAGAGAGAAACACGGCACGATCTACGGACAGATCTGGACGACGCGACAAGTTGTGGTACAGAAGTGGGCAACCAGTAGGATACTGTCGTAATTAAGGAGTTTGGATAAGAACAGGAGAGTACTCAAAAGGTACACTATGCCTACTCAAAAGTGCAATATGCTAGTATCGTGTCTCAGGCTAGGAAAGCACCCTGGCCGTCCTTCAATTTTGAGGGCCCTGTGCAAAgttaaagaataaaaaaatcaatcgacgatataatatgaaaataatttatacttcataatatatttcataGCAATCTAGAATAGCCTAAAATGATAATATAAAATTAGGGATTACCAGATTAGAAATTACCATAAAGAATTAGGTCAGGGGCGCGGCAAGCGTCAGGCGACGACAGCGTTAGGCGGCACGACCGCACGAGAGAGAAAGGTAAGGCATCGTTTACTTCTCTCGTTCGTTGCGATTGGCGATTGGCAAGATCCGCAGTGCGAGGCGATTCAAGATTGCGAATCGGCACAGCTGCGCGAACCGGCAAAGGTGTAATCGAAGCCGAAACGACAAGAAAAATAACAGATTTTCGGACTAGTTAGACTACCAATTTACTTATTGAGTTGTATATCTAGTTTTCAAGTTTTGGGTGTAGGAAACCCTTGAAAATTGGGGGCCCTGTGCGGGGGCACTGGCTGCACGCCCCTAGCTAGGGACGGCCCTAGAAAGCACGCAAAATATGAATCATTAGTATCaattaactaaaaaatatgtataatttatttttataaaaatacattATTTAACCGTTCAAATAATGTGTCTATGAAAAACAAGAGAATACAAAGTGGGAAGAGAGACTGCCGAACAATCTTCTCCAACACACATAACTAGGACACACGGTAATATGAAAGATTTTGGATTTCGGACAATGCCCAGCATCGGTCGTCCGGGGGAGGTGGGAAAATCGGtcactccccctccccccacgtgCGCACCTGTTTGGGCCCACCCACTTCTCCCTACCATTTTtccacaaaagatgtttcacctagtgtaattacaatgtttcattatttatagatctaatgttgcagtgaattaaaaaaaattgcaacaaaaaacccacatattttggaaactctctattaagggaatttggtttattttttgttccaccaaaaatgtttcacctaatgtactcacaatgtttcactatgtatagatctaatgttgcagtgaacgaaacattccattgcaacaaaaaaaactcacatttttggaaaccccctattaagagaatttggtttatttgttgttccaccgaaaaatgtttcacctagtgtactcacgatgtttcactatatatagatttaaTGCTGGAGTGAActaaaacattctttcgctatttgttgaaacattgtttttatacaAGGTGAAACAACATCCGATATAAACGagtgaaatattttcgatctacttagtgaaacaatttcaatatacctggtggaacatcgtgccacatttaaaaataattcaacgATAAGCTTTtctttcgtcggaatatatccatgcgtggtcttgttttgaagatttaattgcaacgaatttaatggtgcaatcggatcatgatttggataaataatttaatagaaaaatcagtttaaaatagttttgcacgtaaatcggacgctgacgcCATGGTGACGTTAGTGCCCGATTTTAACCTCCTCCCATCGGACTCCCGAGCGGGAGTCACGTCCAAGATTTCTGTAACGAACAGTTACACGACTAATGACACGGCAAATTATCGGATCTTCGTGATGGGTAATCCATCTAGGCCTCATTTATTTGGGCCTCCATCTTCCGTCTGTGTGCAGGCTAATGAACGAGTGGGCTCAAGTCCCGGCTCAACTATTACGGGCCTCACATTGGTGGCAATCCCGTTCCAGGCCTCCGGCCCAACAAGAATTCTCCGAGAAGGCGAAAGTGTATAAACGCCGCTTGATCTTGTGGTTCTCCACGATAAGATTCAGGAGTCGCCACCGAAGGATCATCGTCGATAGCTCCGCGGCGGAAAGCCCAACGGCCTGCTTTGCGTGCTGCATGCAGCTGATATCCCAACGAAGGAGAATCCACATGGAAAAGATTTCAGCTTCGAGATGAATTCGCTTCCAGATTGGTTGATCAGGATGAGCAAGCTCCTGTGCAATTTCTGAACAAGTAAACCGTTAAAACAATGTTTTCTTCATACTGCTCTGGGTGTTATTTCAGTGTATGATCTCACCCTGGAAAAGACCGATTATGCTCGTCTCTGAATGAAGAACAGAGTGTATTTCAGCATCGATCTCTGAATGCGTGGTTAGCATTTGTCAACGTCTGGGTCCGATCACTCGCAGCTGAGTTCATCGAGGTGTTGACAACGCTTGAGTTTAATGAAAATGAAGACTAAATATGGGCACGTAAAATGGTAATAaaatcattagcacataattaattgagtttaattattttaaacttgaaaaatgagttTAATCAAGTTTCGTTCAAATACATTATTTATCAGTTTAAAAAATGTgctaacaaaaaataataaaatctatATTTTAATTAGAAAATGATCGAAGCCTGATCGAGTAACCGACCACAAAAC contains these protein-coding regions:
- the LOC127775110 gene encoding probable indole-3-acetic acid-amido synthetase GH3.4, which codes for MPEAVAAAVSPPAAAATAMCAEHREKLEHIERVTRNAGQEQRRVLEEILAQNAQAEYLRRLGVPGDAPGADEAFRRLAPLVTYEDILPDVLRIANGDTSPILSGKPVSEFLTSSGTSGGERKLMPTIEEEMERRSGLYSLLMPVMSRQVPGLDKGKAMYLYFVKSEWRTPGGLPARPVLTSFYRSRYFLERPHDPYTVYTSPDEAVLCEDAYQSMYAQLICGLVHRADVLRVGAVFASGFLRAIRFLEKHWPSLCRDIRAGELDGGVTDPAVRGAVGRVLRGADPALADAIEAECARPSWQGIIRRVWPSTKYIDVIVTGAMAQYIPTLEFYGGGLPLACTMYASSECYFGLNLNPMCKPSEVAYTLIPTMCYFEFLPVNSGANDIAAPEPDHRGLVDLVDVKLGHEYELVVTTYSGLYRYRVGDVLRVAGFKNAAPMFAFVRRKNVALSIDSDKTDEAELHAAVTEAVQHLAPFGASLVEYTSYADTATTIPGHYVLFWELRSPAGGTPVPASVFEDCCLAVEEGLNSVYRQCRAADRSIGPLEIRVVADGTFDKLMDYALSRGASINQYKAPRCVRPGPVVELLDGRVQATYFSPKCPKWCAGGNKQWISSGAAAKKTTTTCDSLAV